The genomic region AGACCCCGCTCTTTGAATAGCATCGACTAAAATTTTGGCAGCATCATACCCAAGAACGGCCATCGCGTCTGGAACTTCTCCGTATTTTGCCTTGAAAGTTTCAATAAATTTTTGAATGACGACACTCGGATCATCTGCAGCATAATGGTTACTGAAATAGGATTCATTAATGGCTTCTCCTCCAATTTCAACCACACGCGGAGAATCCCATCCGTCCCCCCCTAATAACTGCCCCGTCCACCCCAATTCTCGAATTTGTCGAGCAATCAAACCTACTTCCGTGTAATAGCCTGGGACAAAAATAGCCTCAGGATGCTGACTTTTGATCGCTGTCAGCTGAGCGCGAAATTCAATATCCCCTTCTGAATAAGATTCATTGGCTACAATCTTTCCTCCCAATTTTTTAAAGGTTGCCTCAAAAAAAGAGGCAAGACCCACACTGTAATCATTTTTAATATCTTTAAAAATTGCAGCTTCTCTCACACCTAAAGTCTCATAAGTAAACTTGGCCATGACTTCCCCTTGAAAAGGGTCGATGAAACAAATTCTGAAAATATAGTCCCCCATTTCAGTGACCTTTGGATTAGTAGAAGCAGGAGTCACCATTGGAATTCCTGCCCTTTGACACTCAGGGGCTCCCGCTAAACTCCTTGAGCTAGCAACCTCGCCCAAAACAGCCACCACGCCATCTCGCTTGATTAATTTTACAACAGCCGTTTTTGCTTCCTCTGGCTTACTTTGATCATCCTCAATAACAGCCCTCATTTTCTTTCCTAAAATTCCACCCTGATCATTCACCTCTGAAAAAGCCATCTCAATTCCACGATTCATGGATTGACCAAAAGTGGCCGTACTACCGGTGAGCGAGGCATAAACGCCAATGGGAATATCTTCATTTTTTTTAGCACAACCTACAATCAAACATGCCCCTAAAAGAATCGATAATAATTTTTTCATCATTTTCCTCTTTCAAAATAGCTCAAAGTTATTTACCCAAGTGGATGAAAACGAGTCCATAGTCCACGGTCCACAGAAATAAATGCTTCCTTTAAAACCGTCGACCGTGGACGATGGACTGTAGACTCACGCTGTCTTTTCATGCTATCATTTATCCCTTATGAAAAAAATATTTCTTATTATCATTTTCATTTTTCCACTACTCGCGACCGGAACGATTCAAGAGAAATTCCCAGAGGATTTCTTAGGTTA from Chlamydiota bacterium harbors:
- a CDS encoding ABC transporter substrate-binding protein, which codes for MKKLLSILLGACLIVGCAKKNEDIPIGVYASLTGSTATFGQSMNRGIEMAFSEVNDQGGILGKKMRAVIEDDQSKPEEAKTAVVKLIKRDGVVAVLGEVASSRSLAGAPECQRAGIPMVTPASTNPKVTEMGDYIFRICFIDPFQGEVMAKFTYETLGVREAAIFKDIKNDYSVGLASFFEATFKKLGGKIVANESYSEGDIEFRAQLTAIKSQHPEAIFVPGYYTEVGLIARQIRELGWTGQLLGGDGWDSPRVVEIGGEAINESYFSNHYAADDPSVVIQKFIETFKAKYGEVPDAMAVLGYDAAKILVDAIQRAGSLEGSTIRDALSQTKNYPGISGSITLDKDRNARKAAVVLKIENGKVKFFKRVEP